The stretch of DNA TGTGGGACATAGTATAAAAATGCAGGTACGGGCGGCACATCTTTCGGGCCTACTCCAGCTAATATTGGCTATAGGTGTTCTTGCTGAGGTGGTGAGACGTTTTGTATTCGGCAGTGAACCTGAATCGCAAATGATGATGATTATCGCTTTCATCGCATTAATTGCCAATACCACCTGTCTGCTGATGATCAGTAAACATCGAGAAGGTGGAGCGCATATGAAGGCAAGTTGGATCTTCTCGGCAAATGACGTGTTGGTCAATATCGGTGTCATTACTGCAGGTGGCTTGGTAGCCTGGACTGGAACTAATTACCCGGATTTGATTATCGGTACCATCGCTGGGATCATCGTGCTTAATGGTGCTAGACGTATTTTAGCTCTTAAGGGCTAAATAATGTTCATGAATGTCTCAACATATACCTTGTTAGCCATCTCCACATTAATAGCAATCTTGGACCAAGCGACTAAATGGTGGATTAAACAGACGTTGGTTTATGGCGAATCCGTTTTTGTATTACCTTTCTTTAACTGGGTACATGTATGGAACACTGGTGCCGCATTCGGACTTCTGGCAAATGCTGGCGGCTGGCAGCGCTATTTGTTTATTGGGTCTGCTTCAGCCATCTCAATTTTGCTTATCTATCTGATTAGTAAAAGCCATCAAAAAGCTGAAGCATTTGCTTACAGCCTGATCCTTGGTGGGGCTGCAGGTAATCTGTTTGACAGGATTTTCAGAGGCTACGTTATCGACTCTTTTGATTTCTATTGGCGCTCTTGGCATTGGCCTGCCTTCAACGTGGCTGACATTGCCATTGTTCTTGGCGTTCTACTGATCATTTCTAAAAGCCTGATAAGTAAAAATAAAAATTCTGATATCAACTGATAAGATTGGTAGTGGTATATATCTAAATGAGTATGCAGAAGCTTTACATATGTTAGCATATTAAGTCCTCGGACCGATCGTTTGCCGTGCGTGGCAAGAGCTTGAACTACTTCAGATAACCACGGGGCGCGTTAAGAAATAAGGAGAACTGTTATGAGGAAAGTGAGTGCCGAGTCTGTCCTAGGGATTTCCGGGGTTCTGGCGCTAGCCATCGTGGTTACACTCGTATTGAATCTCAACAGCGCGAGTGCCCAATCCCCTGGCACTCAATCACAGCTATGTTGCCAGGACATGTGGGACCCAAATTGGATGCAACGCGACATGTGGGGGCCAGGTAAAATGGGGCCAGGCATGCGACAAAGGATGGAACGACACAGGGTCTTCATGCATGAAGGCATTCCTGTTGCGTACCGCGGTGCACGGAATTCCTTTTCGTCCGATGCTAAAACCATCGGTGAAGGGCGGGCCCTTTATCGGGAGAATTGTGCATCCTGTCATGGGGCCAAAGGTATGGGGGATGGCGAAGGAGGTAAGTCCTTGAGTCCTTCTCCGGCATTACTTGCCAACCTAATAGAGATGCCAATGTCAGTCGATGAGTTCCTGCTTTGGTCTATCTCCGACGGTGGCACGGCCTTTGGAACCGCAATGCCTGCTTTCAAAGATGTTTTGACCAGAGACGAAATCTGGAAGATTGTCACCTATATGCGGGCCGGGTTCCCGGTTCAGTAAACATAACAGCGAGGATTGATCTGATGTCTCGATTTATTAATTACCTGATTTGTATGGGGATTGTATCTCTATTGCCTTCCACCGTTCTCGCGCAACAACAAGGGACAGGATACGGGCCA from Sneathiella sp. P13V-1 encodes:
- a CDS encoding c-type cytochrome, yielding MRKVSAESVLGISGVLALAIVVTLVLNLNSASAQSPGTQSQLCCQDMWDPNWMQRDMWGPGKMGPGMRQRMERHRVFMHEGIPVAYRGARNSFSSDAKTIGEGRALYRENCASCHGAKGMGDGEGGKSLSPSPALLANLIEMPMSVDEFLLWSISDGGTAFGTAMPAFKDVLTRDEIWKIVTYMRAGFPVQ
- the lspA gene encoding signal peptidase II — protein: MFMNVSTYTLLAISTLIAILDQATKWWIKQTLVYGESVFVLPFFNWVHVWNTGAAFGLLANAGGWQRYLFIGSASAISILLIYLISKSHQKAEAFAYSLILGGAAGNLFDRIFRGYVIDSFDFYWRSWHWPAFNVADIAIVLGVLLIISKSLISKNKNSDIN